A section of the Spirosoma pollinicola genome encodes:
- a CDS encoding NADP-dependent isocitrate dehydrogenase produces the protein MEKIKVANPVVELDGDEMTRIIWKFIKDKLILPYVDVDIKYYDLGIEYRDETNDQVTIDAANAIKEYGVGIKCATITPDEDRVKEFNLKQMWKSPNGTIRNILDGTVFREPIVMNNVPRLVTNWKYPIIVGRHAFGDQYRATDFLVPGKGKLTMKFEGEDGTVLEYDVFNFPGAGVAMGMYNLDESIRGFAKACFNMALQKNWPLYLSTKNTILKKYDGRFKDIFQEIYDAEFAGKVHYEHRLIDDMVASALKWDGNFVWACKNYDGDVQSDTVAQGFGSLGLMTSVLVTPDGDTMEAEAAHGTVTRHYREYQKGNKTSTNPIASIYAWTRGLAFRGKLDDNQELINFANALEAVCVETVESGKMTKDLALSAYPVGTKLTAGEHYMNTEDFLDALDANLQAKLA, from the coding sequence ATGGAAAAAATTAAAGTGGCAAATCCGGTTGTCGAACTGGATGGCGACGAAATGACCCGTATCATCTGGAAATTCATTAAAGACAAGCTGATTCTGCCCTACGTTGACGTTGACATTAAATACTACGATCTAGGCATCGAGTATCGCGACGAGACCAATGACCAGGTAACGATTGATGCGGCAAATGCGATTAAAGAATACGGTGTTGGTATCAAATGCGCGACCATTACCCCCGACGAAGATCGCGTTAAGGAGTTCAATCTGAAGCAGATGTGGAAGTCGCCAAACGGCACGATCCGCAATATTCTGGATGGTACGGTTTTCCGCGAGCCTATCGTGATGAACAACGTTCCCCGTCTGGTAACCAACTGGAAATACCCGATCATCGTGGGTCGGCACGCGTTCGGTGATCAGTATCGCGCAACCGATTTCCTGGTACCGGGCAAAGGTAAATTGACCATGAAGTTCGAAGGCGAAGATGGTACAGTTCTGGAATATGACGTGTTCAACTTCCCGGGTGCTGGTGTCGCTATGGGTATGTACAACCTCGACGAGTCGATTCGTGGTTTTGCCAAAGCCTGTTTCAACATGGCTCTGCAAAAGAACTGGCCGTTGTACCTCTCGACTAAAAACACAATCCTGAAAAAATACGACGGTCGTTTCAAGGATATTTTCCAGGAAATCTACGACGCCGAATTTGCCGGTAAAGTACATTACGAACACCGCCTGATCGACGACATGGTTGCCTCGGCTCTGAAATGGGACGGTAACTTTGTTTGGGCTTGTAAAAACTACGATGGCGACGTTCAGTCGGATACTGTAGCACAGGGCTTTGGCTCGCTGGGTCTGATGACATCGGTACTGGTAACGCCCGATGGCGATACAATGGAGGCCGAAGCCGCCCACGGTACCGTTACGCGTCACTACCGCGAGTATCAGAAAGGCAACAAAACGTCGACCAACCCAATCGCTTCGATCTACGCCTGGACGCGTGGACTGGCGTTCCGTGGTAAACTGGACGACAATCAGGAACTGATCAACTTCGCTAACGCACTCGAAGCCGTTTGTGTAGAAACCGTTGAAAGCGGCAAAATGACCAAGGATTTAGCGCTGTCGGCTTATCCGGTTGGCACCAAGCTAACAGCTGGTGAGCATTACATGAACACCGAAGATTTCCTCGACGCGCTGGACGCGAATCTGCAAGCGAAGCTGGCGTAA
- a CDS encoding Dabb family protein — MKHMLTIVALMLLSATTYAHILNSDPPVKTMKSTSVQHIVLFKFKPETTAEKVKEIVAAFEALPSQIKEIKGFKWGTNNSPENLNKGLTHAFILTFDNEKDRDAYLPHPAHKAFGGIVGAWLADVTVVDFTDQAK; from the coding sequence ATGAAACACATGCTTACTATCGTGGCGTTGATGCTTTTATCCGCCACGACTTACGCACATATCCTTAACAGCGATCCTCCTGTCAAAACCATGAAAAGCACTTCTGTTCAGCACATCGTGCTGTTTAAGTTCAAGCCCGAAACAACGGCCGAAAAAGTGAAAGAAATTGTAGCTGCCTTTGAAGCACTACCATCACAGATCAAGGAAATCAAAGGGTTCAAGTGGGGTACCAACAATAGCCCCGAAAACCTGAACAAAGGATTAACGCACGCGTTCATTCTCACTTTCGATAATGAGAAAGACCGGGATGCTTACTTGCCGCATCCAGCTCACAAAGCCTTTGGCGGCATCGTTGGTGCCTGGCTGGCCGACGTTACTGTAGTAGATTTCACAGATCAGGCTAAGTAA
- a CDS encoding M4 family metallopeptidase yields the protein MKLPFLLLTLLVATCGLAQQPGTGFGRKVKTTQPSIGLARRLNADLRPIPTNRAGRQTLTALLAKNQAMTSLRLRAVNDSTTGLPVYIERKPNSQTTPNSAKNSGGARLSAEAAASVTFQFMGQVRGLLKLENPASNFTVTRTETDDLGQQHVRLMQTHRGVPVLGAELVAHLADGEVTLLNGRYQSIPNELEITPRLALADALARALADVRKTSTVRSFGDNILKMKSIEGELCVFAENGLAKLAYQLTVRPNMLERWEYVIDAKTGDVLDKYNHTCTVVGPIKASGKDLNGVTRSIQTYQQSNNAYYLIDATRPMFNATASKMPGDPVGALWTVDARNIKGDNPTLYQVTSTNNADWTATAISAHYNAGVAYDYYRNTFNRNALNGNGATIVSLINIVDDDGKGLDNAYWNGQIMAYGNGRLLKPLAGALDVAGHEMTHGVIQNTANLQYKSQSGAINESFADVFGAMIDRDDWTVGEDIATPSILPSGALRSFSNPNQGGKSKDPNGYQPATMSQYETTTDDNGGVHTNSGITNFAFYKFATVVGKDKAERVYYRALTTYLVRTSQFLDLRLAIIKAAGDLYGSTGAEVTAAKNAFDAVGITESTPSTPGKQPDVPVAAGQDLLLLADASDSKLYSTVVDVKPAKFDPKSTLGMRHRPSVTDDGKTAYYVTADKRIRAVNLSGTATETVISDETIWDNVAISKDGTKLAALTADQDGSIYVYSYAKKKWAEFKLYNPTYTEGVQTGDVLYADSFEWDFAGENIVYDAYNEIKNTSGDAIDYWDVGFMNVWNNKTGDFADGTIEKLFSDLEQGESIGNPSFSKNSPDIISFDYVNDNDNTYYVLATDLSTGTLKTVYKNNTLGFPSYSRLDNKLVFSTETGTREDISGINLGADKLSPSGTATVLYMNAKWPVWYTQATRTLPTKTTQTITFDIIADRYSNQGDMTLKATCSSSLPVSFQVKSGPATLTGSTLKFTGTGLVTIRAYQDGNTQFYAATAVERSFNVLTVTGTEPLWSDAMVLYPNPVNSTLTIELPGTETIERVSLQTLTGATVVQPVMRARQHAATLEVGHLPKGLYFLQIQTPTGTANRKVIKE from the coding sequence ATGAAACTACCTTTCCTTTTACTAACCCTTCTCGTCGCCACTTGCGGGCTTGCCCAGCAGCCCGGCACCGGCTTTGGTCGAAAGGTCAAAACTACCCAGCCTTCAATAGGACTGGCCAGACGCTTGAATGCCGACCTCAGGCCGATACCGACAAATCGCGCAGGCCGTCAGACGCTTACCGCTTTGCTAGCTAAAAATCAGGCGATGACATCCCTGCGGCTTAGGGCTGTGAACGACTCCACAACGGGGCTCCCGGTATATATCGAGCGAAAACCAAACAGCCAAACCACCCCAAATTCGGCTAAAAATAGTGGTGGAGCACGACTCTCGGCAGAAGCCGCTGCTTCGGTAACTTTTCAGTTTATGGGGCAGGTGCGTGGGTTACTTAAACTCGAAAATCCTGCGTCGAACTTTACCGTTACCCGAACCGAAACCGACGACCTCGGTCAACAGCACGTTCGGTTGATGCAGACCCACCGGGGCGTTCCGGTACTCGGTGCCGAGCTGGTAGCTCACCTGGCCGATGGTGAGGTGACTCTGTTGAATGGCCGTTACCAATCTATTCCAAATGAGTTGGAGATAACGCCCAGACTGGCGCTAGCCGATGCGTTGGCACGGGCGCTGGCCGATGTTCGAAAGACGTCAACGGTTCGATCGTTCGGTGATAATATCCTGAAAATGAAATCGATCGAAGGTGAACTGTGCGTTTTTGCGGAAAACGGGCTTGCAAAACTGGCTTATCAACTGACCGTTCGCCCTAATATGCTCGAACGCTGGGAATATGTTATTGATGCCAAAACCGGGGACGTACTGGATAAATACAATCATACTTGCACGGTCGTTGGCCCAATCAAGGCGTCGGGTAAGGATTTGAACGGGGTGACTCGTTCTATACAGACATATCAGCAGAGTAATAACGCTTATTATCTGATCGACGCAACGCGGCCTATGTTCAATGCCACGGCGTCTAAAATGCCGGGCGACCCAGTTGGTGCGCTCTGGACAGTAGATGCCAGGAATATTAAAGGGGATAATCCCACTTTGTATCAGGTTACCTCAACCAATAATGCCGACTGGACTGCAACGGCTATTTCGGCCCATTACAATGCTGGAGTCGCGTATGATTACTACCGGAACACATTCAACCGAAATGCCCTGAATGGTAACGGGGCTACGATTGTCTCCCTGATCAATATTGTGGACGACGATGGCAAGGGACTGGATAACGCTTACTGGAATGGTCAGATTATGGCGTATGGCAACGGCAGATTGTTGAAGCCACTAGCCGGAGCGCTGGACGTAGCAGGCCACGAAATGACGCACGGCGTTATACAAAATACCGCCAATTTGCAGTATAAAAGCCAATCGGGGGCTATAAATGAGTCATTTGCCGATGTGTTTGGCGCCATGATTGACCGCGATGACTGGACGGTTGGCGAAGACATTGCTACCCCGAGTATATTACCATCGGGAGCATTGCGGAGTTTCTCGAATCCAAATCAGGGGGGCAAAAGCAAAGACCCAAATGGGTATCAGCCTGCCACCATGTCGCAGTACGAAACGACCACCGACGATAACGGTGGGGTTCACACCAATAGCGGCATTACTAACTTTGCCTTCTATAAATTCGCTACGGTTGTCGGTAAAGACAAAGCCGAAAGAGTGTATTATCGTGCTCTGACCACCTATCTTGTTCGCACATCGCAGTTTCTGGATTTGCGATTGGCCATCATCAAGGCCGCCGGAGATTTATATGGGTCAACCGGTGCCGAAGTGACTGCTGCTAAAAATGCCTTCGATGCCGTAGGTATTACCGAAAGCACGCCATCGACACCCGGTAAGCAACCCGATGTGCCGGTGGCTGCGGGACAGGATTTACTGCTCCTGGCTGATGCAAGTGACTCGAAACTCTACTCGACGGTTGTAGATGTCAAGCCCGCTAAATTCGACCCGAAATCGACATTGGGTATGCGTCACCGGCCAAGTGTTACCGACGATGGAAAAACGGCTTATTACGTAACAGCAGACAAGCGAATCCGGGCGGTGAACCTATCGGGCACAGCCACCGAAACGGTAATCTCCGATGAGACCATTTGGGATAACGTAGCTATCTCGAAAGATGGCACCAAGCTAGCTGCGCTTACGGCCGATCAGGATGGGTCTATTTATGTATATAGTTATGCCAAAAAGAAATGGGCAGAATTTAAACTCTATAATCCGACTTATACAGAGGGCGTTCAAACGGGCGATGTGCTGTATGCTGACTCATTCGAGTGGGATTTTGCCGGAGAAAACATCGTGTATGATGCGTATAACGAAATTAAGAACACGAGTGGCGACGCCATTGACTATTGGGATGTGGGGTTCATGAATGTCTGGAATAATAAAACAGGCGATTTTGCCGACGGTACCATCGAGAAGCTATTCTCTGATCTGGAACAGGGGGAAAGCATTGGAAACCCATCGTTTTCAAAAAACTCGCCGGACATTATTTCGTTCGATTACGTTAATGATAACGATAACACGTACTATGTGCTGGCAACGGATTTGAGTACGGGTACGTTGAAGACTGTGTATAAGAACAATACATTAGGCTTTCCAAGCTACTCGCGTCTGGATAATAAATTGGTGTTCAGCACCGAGACAGGTACACGAGAGGATATTTCGGGAATCAATCTGGGGGCTGATAAACTGTCGCCTTCAGGAACGGCCACTGTCTTGTATATGAACGCAAAATGGCCGGTCTGGTATACGCAGGCTACCCGTACATTACCCACAAAAACCACCCAGACAATTACGTTCGACATCATTGCCGACCGGTACAGTAACCAGGGAGACATGACGCTCAAGGCAACCTGTTCGTCCAGTTTGCCTGTGAGTTTCCAGGTGAAAAGCGGCCCGGCCACGCTAACCGGCTCCACACTGAAATTTACCGGCACGGGACTCGTCACCATTCGCGCCTATCAGGATGGCAATACGCAGTTTTATGCGGCCACGGCTGTGGAGCGGTCATTTAACGTGCTTACCGTTACGGGTACAGAACCCCTCTGGTCTGACGCTATGGTACTTTATCCGAATCCTGTCAATTCAACACTCACCATTGAACTGCCCGGCACTGAAACCATCGAGCGCGTATCGCTCCAGACGTTAACAGGCGCTACGGTTGTTCAACCCGTTATGCGTGCTCGTCAGCACGCGGCCACGCTGGAGGTCGGGCATTTGCCCAAAGGGTTATATTTCCTGCAAATACAAACACCCACCGGCACAGCGAACCGCAAGGTGATTAAGGAGTAA
- a CDS encoding FAD-binding oxidoreductase, with protein sequence MKRFVLTMLSMFLSLPFLLINGQGIRATGDKMPVVSQTATTGTPTTYTGRQVMVGSGGGFTGFSTTYCLLDNGKLFGRRSRDTTFTFIGRQTTANTKRVFSIAEETCKIKTARFDNPGNTYTFIRWKKGRKENKVSWGAAGVTVPASYKKFYNSFMAMIPVVSRMK encoded by the coding sequence ATGAAACGATTTGTTCTGACAATGCTTTCGATGTTCCTGTCTCTGCCATTTCTGCTGATAAATGGGCAGGGTATCCGCGCAACGGGTGATAAAATGCCGGTAGTATCGCAGACGGCTACAACCGGCACGCCAACAACTTACACCGGTCGACAGGTGATGGTGGGTAGCGGGGGTGGGTTTACCGGTTTCTCCACTACTTATTGCTTGTTGGATAATGGTAAGCTTTTCGGGCGACGTAGCCGCGATACGACGTTCACCTTTATTGGTAGGCAAACGACCGCCAACACAAAGCGCGTGTTTTCTATAGCTGAGGAAACGTGTAAGATAAAAACAGCCCGGTTCGATAACCCCGGAAATACATACACCTTCATCCGCTGGAAAAAAGGCAGGAAAGAAAACAAAGTTTCGTGGGGGGCTGCGGGTGTGACCGTACCTGCCAGCTACAAGAAATTTTATAATTCATTTATGGCAATGATTCCGGTGGTATCAAGGATGAAATGA
- a CDS encoding SixA phosphatase family protein, with protein MRFFALFVFLIVVSTACSTTTVYIVRHAEKVNEMDTSDLTPAGYARADALAETLAAKGIDSIFTTPYNRTRQTAMALSKRTGVPLKDYPGKPVEAIANRISRIRNKTVLVVGHSNTILEIARALGAKPAMSKIESGDFDNLFQVKMQKGLFHKSVTFLPTTYGQPTPP; from the coding sequence ATGCGCTTCTTTGCTCTTTTTGTTTTCCTGATTGTAGTTTCCACAGCCTGTTCAACAACTACGGTATACATTGTCCGGCATGCTGAGAAAGTGAACGAAATGGATACCAGCGATTTAACGCCAGCGGGCTATGCACGTGCCGACGCACTGGCAGAAACGCTGGCCGCTAAAGGAATCGACTCTATTTTTACGACGCCCTATAATCGAACCCGTCAAACGGCTATGGCACTTTCCAAACGTACTGGCGTTCCCTTGAAAGACTATCCGGGAAAACCAGTCGAAGCGATCGCTAATCGGATTAGCCGCATTCGAAACAAAACGGTTCTTGTAGTAGGGCACAGCAATACGATTCTGGAAATTGCCAGGGCACTTGGGGCTAAACCAGCAATGAGTAAAATTGAATCAGGAGATTTTGATAACCTGTTTCAGGTGAAAATGCAAAAGGGGTTATTCCATAAGTCGGTTACTTTTCTACCAACTACATACGGCCAGCCAACACCTCCCTGA
- a CDS encoding 3-keto-disaccharide hydrolase encodes MKNLSVSLAVCLSFAFVNQALAQLEPTKQTPQSTEIWEPVPPVVTPGVFSANTSGTTAPSDAVVLFDGKNTDQWVAIKGYAPANWEKVNEGPLKWPVTDGIMYSTKGFSARSKKEFNDFQLHIEFKTPEKVEGNSQGRGNSGVFLQGRYELQVLDNYNNPTYVDGMVGSIYKQAIPLVNPSRKPGEWQSYDVIYQAPRFNKAGMMLDYAYVTVLLNGILVQNHAAIRGTTEYIGYPKVQAHGAGPILLQDHGNPVGFRNIWVREL; translated from the coding sequence ATGAAAAACTTAAGCGTATCACTGGCTGTTTGCCTCAGTTTTGCCTTCGTGAATCAGGCTTTAGCCCAACTTGAGCCCACCAAGCAAACGCCACAATCTACTGAAATCTGGGAGCCAGTACCCCCTGTTGTAACGCCCGGCGTATTTTCTGCCAATACCAGCGGCACTACCGCGCCATCGGATGCCGTTGTTTTGTTCGACGGTAAGAACACCGATCAATGGGTAGCCATTAAAGGCTATGCGCCCGCTAACTGGGAAAAAGTAAACGAAGGCCCGTTGAAATGGCCGGTAACCGATGGCATAATGTACTCGACCAAAGGCTTCTCGGCACGGTCGAAAAAAGAATTCAACGACTTTCAACTTCACATTGAGTTCAAAACCCCCGAAAAAGTAGAAGGTAACAGCCAGGGCCGTGGCAACAGTGGTGTCTTTTTACAAGGCCGTTATGAACTGCAAGTGCTTGACAACTACAACAACCCAACCTATGTGGACGGCATGGTAGGATCGATTTACAAACAGGCTATTCCGCTGGTAAACCCAAGCCGTAAGCCCGGGGAGTGGCAATCGTATGATGTTATTTATCAGGCTCCCCGTTTCAACAAAGCGGGCATGATGCTCGATTACGCCTATGTAACGGTATTGCTCAATGGTATTCTGGTGCAGAACCACGCAGCCATTCGCGGTACGACCGAATACATTGGTTACCCGAAAGTGCAAGCTCACGGAGCAGGCCCAATCCTGTTGCAGGATCACGGCAATCCAGTTGGTTTTCGTAACATATGGGTTCGCGAATTGTAA
- a CDS encoding family 16 glycoside hydrolase, with the protein MVTPSTTTRFFWSLGVGWVAGIGLAMAQPAPAPGIAIPLNDLSAFTSPTANWRIAGSVHADLNKPNTITTDKGTGILVNVPLAKMPEDAKNPYKYDLVTTLQHGDVDLELDYMMASKSNSGVYLQGRYEIQMRDSWDIRTPNVHDNGAVYERWDEKRPDGQKGYEGHAARQNASRAPGLWQHLKISFQAPRFNTNGQKTENGRVIRIELNGVPIQEDVELTGPTRGSAFADEKATGPLRFQGDHGAVAFRNIRYVAYDKPRPELLNLKYAVYKGKYEKEPDYDKTAPESEGATKVLSTSINQIPNEFLIRYTGTLRVSEPGEYRFNLGVPGGGGMLKINKQSVVTPGGWNGSGKATLPKGDVPFELFYSKFVDWAQPALGLTVAGPGVREFVISEGAGGNGDDVDPIIVDAPNNTILRSFMDMPGVDSPGEKNTQGRTLRVVHAISVGSPEQVHYTYDLDKGALIQVWRGSFLDATPMWHDRGDGSSRPMGMVQRLGTPVLFLSKLASPQANWIADTTGSSYRPKGYVLDESDRPTFRYQSYGSSIEDKVRVLPEGKGIQREVTVANPAGDLYARLISGTSITPMENGMYLVDGQEYVRLDDLAGAKPTIRDANGRQELIVPVKGKVIYSILF; encoded by the coding sequence ATGGTAACCCCATCTACTACGACCCGTTTTTTCTGGTCGCTGGGCGTTGGCTGGGTTGCTGGTATTGGATTGGCAATGGCTCAACCCGCGCCAGCACCTGGTATCGCAATCCCCCTCAACGACTTAAGTGCGTTTACATCGCCAACCGCCAATTGGCGCATTGCCGGCAGCGTTCATGCCGACCTGAACAAGCCCAACACTATTACAACCGACAAAGGAACCGGTATTCTCGTTAATGTTCCGCTGGCTAAAATGCCGGAAGATGCCAAAAATCCTTACAAATATGATCTGGTCACGACGCTCCAGCATGGCGACGTTGATCTGGAACTGGATTATATGATGGCGTCGAAATCGAATTCCGGCGTATATCTGCAAGGTCGCTACGAAATACAGATGCGCGATAGCTGGGATATTCGCACGCCAAATGTGCATGACAATGGGGCCGTTTATGAACGCTGGGACGAAAAGCGCCCCGACGGTCAAAAAGGGTACGAAGGCCACGCAGCTCGCCAGAATGCCAGCCGTGCCCCCGGTTTATGGCAACATTTGAAAATTTCGTTTCAGGCACCGCGCTTTAATACTAACGGTCAGAAAACCGAAAATGGACGCGTTATCCGGATTGAGTTGAACGGCGTTCCTATTCAGGAAGATGTCGAGCTAACCGGGCCAACCCGTGGCTCCGCTTTTGCCGACGAAAAAGCAACTGGTCCACTTCGCTTTCAGGGCGATCATGGTGCCGTGGCGTTTCGCAATATTCGCTATGTGGCCTACGACAAACCCCGCCCTGAACTGCTAAACCTTAAGTATGCGGTCTATAAAGGCAAATACGAGAAAGAACCGGACTACGACAAAACTGCGCCCGAATCCGAAGGCGCGACCAAAGTACTGTCTACCTCGATCAACCAGATTCCAAATGAGTTTCTGATTCGCTACACGGGTACCCTGCGCGTATCTGAACCCGGCGAATACCGCTTCAATCTGGGTGTGCCGGGTGGCGGAGGTATGCTAAAGATCAACAAGCAGTCTGTTGTTACGCCCGGTGGCTGGAACGGCAGCGGCAAGGCGACACTGCCCAAAGGTGATGTGCCGTTCGAGTTGTTCTACTCTAAATTTGTAGACTGGGCACAACCTGCGCTGGGTCTGACCGTAGCCGGGCCGGGTGTTCGCGAATTTGTTATCAGCGAAGGTGCCGGAGGCAATGGCGACGACGTTGACCCAATTATTGTCGATGCCCCGAACAACACCATTCTCCGTAGCTTCATGGATATGCCCGGCGTGGATTCGCCCGGCGAAAAAAATACTCAGGGCCGTACTCTACGCGTCGTACACGCTATTTCGGTAGGTAGCCCCGAGCAGGTACATTATACGTATGACCTCGACAAAGGAGCACTAATACAGGTTTGGCGGGGCTCGTTCCTGGATGCAACACCCATGTGGCACGACCGGGGCGATGGTTCGTCGCGGCCAATGGGTATGGTGCAACGGCTGGGTACACCCGTTCTTTTCCTGAGCAAACTAGCCTCACCACAAGCCAACTGGATTGCCGATACCACCGGCTCCAGCTACCGTCCTAAAGGCTATGTGCTGGACGAAAGTGACCGGCCTACCTTCCGCTACCAAAGCTATGGCTCGTCAATCGAAGACAAGGTTCGGGTGTTGCCCGAAGGTAAAGGGATTCAGCGGGAAGTGACCGTTGCCAACCCGGCCGGTGATCTCTATGCCCGGCTAATTAGCGGCACCAGCATTACACCAATGGAAAATGGCATGTATCTCGTTGACGGACAAGAGTATGTCCGACTAGACGATCTGGCCGGTGCAAAACCCACTATTCGGGATGCCAACGGTCGGCAGGAATTAATTGTTCCGGTGAAAGGCAAAGTCATTTACTCAATCTTATTTTAA
- a CDS encoding c-type cytochrome encodes MKKLLISLLATASLTAAMAQESPKEEDFFKLLKVTAPEGTLLEVGGLTVLPNGNLGVATRRGDVWIVENPTSRTPFFRKFASGLHEILGLTYRDGAFYCAQRGELTKMIDSDKNGKADIFETIYAWPLSGHYHEYSFGPKIAPDGQFFVTGNVAFGDEEWWRGESRVPWRGWTMKISENGTMQPWATGMRSPCGLGIYDGELFYSDNQGEWMGSGGIFHVKKGSFTGHPAGLRWTGMNNSPVKLTTEQFVAKIDERRRRDENGRAIKPENVVNETPNLLYGLKETFSSVDVQTPAVWLPHGILGISNSEILEIPEGAFGPFAGQLLVGDQGMSKISRVFMEKVNGEYQGGAIEFRNGFKSGVLRMAFAKDGSLFVGETNRGWGSAGEANEGLQRVAWNGAMPFEMRTVKAMPDGFEVEFTKPVDRKSAEDLASYRVESFIYKYHAVYGSPTINKEALPLKGVKVSADGMKARIIVGDLRKYYIHQLTLDGVRGTEGSYSLVHPIAYYTLNNIPEGEKLAMSEVSTKNSAAVSAAPAVPETGKKVVPAKATTKAVMGGKPKLVEGQAVTMAKAPTYDDVKGLLTRHTCAACHQANKRQVGPAFADVAKRKYTNDQILALIYNPKPTNWPDYATEMPPMPQVPKADALKIAAWINSLAPSSGNASAGAPKP; translated from the coding sequence ATGAAAAAACTACTTATTTCCTTACTGGCTACAGCTTCCCTAACGGCGGCAATGGCGCAGGAATCGCCGAAGGAAGAAGATTTCTTTAAACTCCTGAAAGTAACGGCTCCCGAAGGTACACTACTCGAAGTGGGTGGTTTAACTGTATTGCCTAATGGGAACCTTGGCGTAGCCACTCGCCGGGGCGATGTCTGGATTGTTGAAAACCCAACCAGCCGCACACCTTTCTTCCGCAAATTTGCATCAGGTCTGCATGAGATCCTGGGGCTTACCTACCGAGATGGTGCTTTCTACTGCGCACAGCGTGGGGAGCTTACCAAAATGATCGACTCCGATAAAAATGGTAAAGCCGACATTTTCGAGACCATTTACGCCTGGCCCCTATCAGGACATTATCACGAGTACAGTTTTGGTCCAAAAATCGCTCCCGATGGTCAGTTCTTCGTAACGGGCAATGTGGCCTTTGGCGATGAAGAATGGTGGCGGGGCGAAAGTCGTGTCCCCTGGCGCGGCTGGACAATGAAAATCAGCGAGAACGGAACTATGCAGCCCTGGGCCACCGGTATGCGCTCGCCTTGCGGACTGGGCATTTACGATGGTGAACTTTTCTACAGCGACAATCAGGGCGAGTGGATGGGATCGGGCGGCATTTTCCATGTCAAGAAAGGGTCGTTTACGGGACACCCGGCGGGTTTACGCTGGACTGGCATGAACAATTCACCCGTTAAACTCACTACCGAGCAGTTCGTTGCCAAAATTGATGAACGTCGACGCCGAGATGAAAACGGGCGGGCCATCAAACCCGAAAATGTGGTTAACGAAACGCCCAACCTGCTGTATGGCCTGAAAGAAACGTTTTCAAGTGTCGACGTTCAAACGCCCGCGGTTTGGCTGCCTCATGGCATTTTGGGTATCTCTAATTCTGAAATTCTGGAAATACCGGAGGGCGCGTTTGGACCGTTTGCAGGGCAGCTGCTCGTTGGCGATCAGGGCATGAGCAAAATCTCGCGGGTGTTTATGGAAAAAGTAAACGGCGAATACCAGGGCGGGGCTATTGAATTCCGAAATGGGTTCAAATCAGGGGTACTACGTATGGCGTTTGCCAAAGACGGCTCCCTCTTTGTGGGCGAAACCAACCGGGGTTGGGGCTCTGCCGGAGAAGCTAATGAAGGGTTGCAGCGCGTAGCCTGGAATGGCGCCATGCCCTTCGAAATGCGTACTGTAAAAGCCATGCCCGACGGCTTTGAAGTAGAATTCACGAAACCGGTTGACCGTAAATCGGCCGAAGATTTAGCGTCCTATCGGGTAGAGAGTTTTATCTATAAATACCATGCGGTTTATGGTAGTCCGACCATCAACAAAGAAGCGTTACCCCTTAAAGGCGTGAAGGTTTCGGCGGATGGCATGAAAGCCCGGATCATTGTTGGCGATTTACGCAAGTACTATATCCACCAGCTAACACTGGATGGCGTTCGTGGTACAGAAGGCTCCTATTCGCTTGTTCACCCCATTGCCTATTACACGCTGAACAATATTCCTGAAGGTGAGAAACTGGCAATGAGTGAGGTAAGCACGAAAAACTCGGCCGCGGTTTCGGCAGCCCCGGCCGTTCCGGAAACAGGCAAAAAAGTAGTCCCTGCAAAAGCTACGACCAAAGCTGTCATGGGTGGCAAGCCAAAACTAGTTGAAGGACAGGCGGTCACGATGGCTAAAGCGCCAACCTACGATGACGTGAAAGGCCTGCTCACTCGTCATACTTGTGCTGCCTGCCATCAGGCAAACAAGCGGCAGGTAGGTCCAGCTTTCGCCGACGTGGCAAAACGCAAATACACCAACGACCAGATTCTGGCCTTGATTTACAACCCAAAACCTACGAATTGGCCCGATTATGCCACCGAAATGCCCCCTATGCCGCAAGTTCCCAAAGCTGATGCGCTGAAGATTGCCGCCTGGATCAACTCACTGGCTCCATCAAGCGGCAATGCATCGGCGGGTGCGCCAAAGCCTTGA
- a CDS encoding ISAon1 family transposase N-terminal region protein has product MESFLPIIQFLLPEFILENFELTSIDRLQGVFHVHIEEKNADQRDPERKNLLSKGFFPTITVQDFPIRGHQVFLHI; this is encoded by the coding sequence TTGGAGAGTTTCTTACCCATCATCCAGTTCCTGTTGCCTGAGTTTATTCTGGAAAATTTCGAATTGACATCCATTGACCGGCTCCAGGGCGTCTTTCACGTTCATATCGAAGAGAAAAATGCCGATCAGCGGGATCCGGAACGTAAAAACCTACTCTCCAAAGGTTTCTTTCCGACTATCACGGTTCAAGATTTCCCCATTCGTGGGCACCAGGTTTTCCTCCACATCTAG